The sequence actactgcaattgagtataaagaaaagtttaggattagtgttgcacagttggatgacttattgaaaagacaaagacaaattgatgattctagaggacttggatttgtacaaggtgaaagctctggtactgcaaatgaagatcagacaactggcatgcagaactcatcagaatagaggaaaccggtaaggcaatctaattcttataaattcaatggtagatgttttgtttgcaacaaatttgggcatatggctaaacaatgtagaaataaagcaaatcaaaactataattttgttcctggtcaatgcacaaattgcaagaatcaaccagataggtcaaggaatgacaccagatatgttaaagccattcaaaagaacaatgttacatgctatgcatgcaacaaaattggtcatattgctaaatactgcagaagcaagactcaatcgattaataatgataaagataatgagaaaggaaagaagaaggtagatgaaatataacaagatcacaccaagagatgggttagaaaatatgaagaaccaagtggagatggatctacaccagtaactccaccggtagaacaaggtATTCCTCCACTAGCAGGAAATTCCATctgtaactgaggcataagccttaggggtaggaaaagtcattgctaaattttgcatattaccctggaagagatctaaggagatctagagagttgtgttCATTATTGATGAAGGTTCATATGGCAcaagactgtgaaaccgacatccgtagggttgttggcgaagcatttattacagaaaaagattagggttttattcactgataaaaggggtaagtgaattaattttcactcactgagcattcaagcattcaaagcgaAGATAAGATGAGTTAAGAGTGAGAAAAAGTATTGTGAAATGATTTCGAgcagttatctgaagcactcaatcttccatcgGCATTCACTTTCAGATATTTTTCGAAATGGCAtatggatcttcagctcctactttcattgcaaatctcaccattgtcaaagtcaaggataggttaaggccagtatttCAGGAGTTTCTCAAAATTTCTAAAAAGGATGACTCtgcaggagcattttctagggttcctgacaacgtaatgtatgttgaagatgtgagggcatacattcactacaccctggATGATTTGGGCatagaggacatcaaaagcatgtatcaatccatgatactcgGAGACTTTGGAACCATCAAActggaatacaaagcaattgaggatctagggttaaccagtattctgtagaaccagaattcaaggatgaagttatcagatacgttctgagcagggttcacaatgaatttatttggctagataggccttacatgatcacgaaggaggctattcaagcagtcaccgacttacccaaagtcagacaagaacctggcaagaaaatttccaacacagaggtcgaaaAAATCACAGGTGCAACtcttgatagcagatcaatgaggatcaacacaatcaccaacactgatgtgaaatttgcaagcatgataataggttataaggtaactcaatccaatcaattgaattttgttgctagttcatgcattcatgttttaTATTAGATGCCGAGGAATAATGCAAAGTATGATtaatgtgaatggatgaggagtgaattgatgttgaaccttggtaagatcgaaggaatcaagaaaggcacttttagatatggaaatttgattttttgtttaatgctttacttcctgaatgagctacccggtttagggaagaagcattgggctcatgacatatcggtaggtatgcagatcaaagaagcaatcaccggtcttcgtaccgatagagatgagaaactttgggggtattttaagacattccaagaaaacatgaggcaaagggagagaatatcaaagaacattgtggagaagtattccactgatatttgctttatggtaaaaactgatgaaactctcatggaggcagttgaacctaggacaatctagattacagagcttggatatgaggtggatgatagcatttttgaaaaGTGAAAACCGgatttaacaggaagagaagagagaagaaaatagaaaagatgtttgcatatgtataAGATGTAATTTATAAGATAAACACTCAATTGGGTTCAAGATCCAAACAGGCAGCTAAACCGGCAAAGGTTGGTATTGcaaaagtgaagaagccacaagttcacatttcccctatcacttctgattctgattctgaggataatgaacctctagcttttagaagggtacaaaggaagattGTGGTACAACCACCGACATAGAAAAAGAAGGcaaagcctaggaggagacttgttagaaaggcaactatgtctactgcacctccaccaccggcaaggaatcctatgcaaaagaggaaaccagtcatgccaacaaccacaagcaaaaagaagaagggtgatgatactaaaactggtaagaccacaatgacctatgatgagcttattgatgaaattacaaaagatggaatattgaaaaatgtatcaaagtattatgaagatttagaagagaatgagcaaaatgaattagaagaggctattttgttgtatatagacattaaTAAGAAATCCTTAGTTGAAACAAGATCTAGGTGGATAAAACAATAGAATCCTTCAAACAACCATCCTCCCAAAACCCCAATCCTTAAAGTTCTTGGATTCTCGAAACCCGAAATCCCAAGAAAGGTGAAATTTGATTAAAGGAAACTTTCAAAGGTTAATTTGACATTGTTGATTTTATTTCTTGATCTTGCAAGAACATCAAATGTCTCAAAAGGAAGGTGAAATCATGGGAACCAATAAGAAAAAGACTAAACCTGAACACAAATTTGAGGATTCACTAGTCACAATGAAATACTTGTATCGAGGACAGGTGACTTTGTCAAAAATTGAAAGTGAAGTTCAATGGTTCACAAACACCAAAATAGATCATATTGACCTAGAAGCCATGAGGACAATGGTATTCCACCATGGAACCACTAACAAGTACAAGAGCATACCCATTTGAACTTAATCTccattatttattaaaaataccTTAAAGTAAATTCCAAGCACTATGACTtttattcttgttgcatcttcaatttGTTATTCAAtattatatagaaaaaaaaaaagtgatttttcAATCCTTTTTGATCTCCCATTTTCATGCACATATCCACTACATATAAATTGTTTGATTTTTACATTTAGTCTTCCTAATCCTAATTCATTCTAtctagatcaattattttcatattaactaaatctatatatttatctaataaatattttatttatcttctttacaCCTATTTATAAACAGCTAAATAATGGCATTTACAAGACTATTTGACATGAGAACTTCATTAAAAAGGTTTAACCACGTTTCTAAAAACAGTCTAAATACAAACAAAACCATTGAGTGAAGACCACCCCAACTTAGGTACTCCAGGCAAGGCCATGATAGTGAGGACCACTCCTAGTTAGGTACTAAGAGCAAGACCATGATAGTGAGGACCacaatcaaaaccatgataaaattATTGAGCAAAGGACCAATCTCACCTGAGGAACACCCAAAGTTCAGTTTTTTACTGATTTTTTTTTTGTCCTTGGAATCTTTTGATCACAAAAAAACCTCAAAAGGTCTTTAATGTTCATTGGCGTCTGGCCATGTCAACTGAAACTGCCGGCTCCCTCATATTCTGAATGACCAAGTTTTGAATGACCAAGTTTTGCAtaaggaaaacataaaataaacccAAGTCATTATAAAATTCCTAGAGTTGTAAAATTGTCTTCCTGTGCTTATAATCATGCAAATTAAGCCAATAAGGACAAAAAGGATTATAGAAAGCACATTGGTAAACTAATTTCTCCAATTGAGCTTACGGATAACAAcctgttttttttttccttttctttgtgaTGTAAATCTGTACTCTCCCTACATATCCGCTATATATAGAGGAAGCTGCTAAGAAGTTCCATTGCATAGCTTCCCTGTAACACAGTTTTCTGTTGCTTTCAGAGCTCTTTTTGCATTCTCTCCCATTTGGAGAGAAGCAAAATCCACATTATCTTCTTGGGTTTCTACTATTTTTTTCAAAGAATTATTGGTACTTTCATTCATTTCtagtttgtttatatttttttgttgttctttctaaATTCGATTGTGTGTTTTttacatcaacatttcagatcacattcTGTGATTCATCATAAGACTTTAGAGAGCTCAAGAATAGACAAGGCCAAGAGttccttcctcattcttcttctgtTTAGTCAAATTGCACTGCTTTCCAAAGCCCAAAACTAAAATCTCACAGAGCCCAAAATGGTGCCTAAAGTAAGCAAGATGAACAAGATTAAAAGCATTCTGAAGAAGTGTCAAAGCTTAGGGAAGATGAGAAGGTCTTACAGCAGCCTGAGTTCCAACTGCAGGGATGACATTTCAATGTGTGACTCTCCAGATAACTCTGCCTCAAGCCTTGTTCAGGCAGTCATGAGGGATGAAGCTCCCAAGGGCTCTAAAGTTGTGTATGTTGGAAAGTCCAGGAGAAGATATTTTATCAGTGCCCACTATCTGACCCATCCATTGTTAAGGGCCCTTGTTCAGAGATGCGAGGGGGATAACGAGGAGGCATTTGCAGTGTGTTGTGAGGTGGTCATGTTTGAACATTTGGTGTGGATGTTGGATAATGCAGACCCAGAAGCCATTCACAGTGATTCTTTGGAAGAGCTTGCAGAATTCTATGCCTGCACTTAGGCTTCATATCTTCTGTTAAACATTATGGGTGTTTTTAGCTTTCTACTTGAAACAAATTTATGGTCTTCTTATTAAATCTATGTGGCTGACATGCCCATAGAATGTAACATAGATCAAAATCTGGTTTTCTTTTGTATAAACTCTTAGATCTAACTTCCTATTATGAGAATATCCAGATGTGGGTATTGGCTCTTCTGGTTGCCTGCAGCATCAATTGTATTGCTTGAGCTGAGACGAAAGGTCGAAATTTCGGCCTGAACTGTAATTATTATCATTGTAATCGACCGGAATGTTTATCAAGATAGAGAGTTGTATTTTCAATGTTGGTAGAAAGAAAAATATCATTCAAAGTCATTTGATTTTAGATTTGAATAACGTGCCAACTGTTTATATGAGGCGTAGATGCTTTCTTCCTTTACCCTAAAGGAATCCATTGATGCCAGGCCCACAAATATACACAGAGATCGACATTAAAATGAGGCAACCCAACCCAATAGTGTAGTAATTACAGTAAAAAATGAGGCAAGCCAATCCAATAGAACACATCATCTTTGGTACAAAATTTACACAATCGAATTCAgagtatatatatttaatattatgaaTTGTAGAAATCTGATGGTTTTAAGTATAATTATAGTTAAAATGTATATCGTTGCAAGAATACTAAAGCCATTAAAACATCAAATTGACTATAAAAAAATTCGTTCATATTTTAAAAACAGATTC is a genomic window of Cryptomeria japonica chromosome 7, Sugi_1.0, whole genome shotgun sequence containing:
- the LOC131069225 gene encoding auxin-responsive protein SAUR77, with amino-acid sequence MVPKVSKMNKIKSILKKCQSLGKMRRSYSSLSSNCRDDISMCDSPDNSASSLVQAVMRDEAPKGSKVVYVGKSRRRYFISAHYLTHPLLRALVQRCEGDNEEAFAVCCEVVMFEHLVWMLDNADPEAIHSDSLEELAEFYACT